A genomic region of Clostridiales bacterium contains the following coding sequences:
- a CDS encoding HTH domain-containing protein, translating into TESDPKERAELWQTAIGLQKVDGLSVSDYLIETAKKHIEGEVSIDDVDALISTYYRSEAAREIPEDIKEADEVSKNIVRILSESSFSFSVQGLAGLHRRIFKGVMKHAGDFREYNITKKEWVLDGETVLYGPFEDLTRTIEYDLEQERSFRYKGLTQVQIIEHLARFISGIWQIHPFPEGNTRTTAVFLIKYLRSMGIPATNDMFKEHSWYFRNALVRANYRNALKGIEPTIEYLVLFFRNLIYGENNELKNRYLHIRWNDTKPQIDVLNPAKRQNDVLETSEAQNVKLTLKEMAVVRLIREDPKISIATITTKTGLSRRTIDRTIVSLKEKGLLTREGAKNNATWVII; encoded by the coding sequence ACGGAGTCTGACCCGAAAGAGAGGGCTGAGTTGTGGCAAACGGCTATCGGCTTACAAAAGGTCGATGGTTTGAGCGTGTCTGACTATTTGATTGAAACGGCTAAGAAGCACATTGAGGGAGAGGTCTCTATTGATGATGTTGATGCACTAATCTCCACTTATTATCGCAGTGAGGCTGCGCGTGAGATACCGGAAGATATAAAGGAAGCTGACGAGGTGTCAAAGAATATTGTCCGAATTCTTTCCGAGTCTTCATTCTCTTTCTCGGTACAGGGATTAGCAGGACTACATCGCCGAATTTTCAAAGGGGTAATGAAACATGCCGGAGACTTCCGTGAATACAACATTACTAAGAAGGAATGGGTGCTTGACGGGGAAACAGTGCTTTATGGTCCATTTGAGGATCTGACGCGGACCATTGAATACGATCTTGAACAGGAACGAAGTTTCCGGTATAAAGGATTGACACAGGTTCAGATAATAGAACATCTCGCCCGTTTTATTTCAGGGATATGGCAGATCCATCCTTTCCCTGAAGGTAATACCCGAACCACTGCCGTATTCTTGATAAAGTATCTCCGTTCAATGGGTATTCCAGCCACCAATGATATGTTTAAAGAACATTCGTGGTATTTTCGCAATGCACTTGTTAGGGCAAACTATCGTAATGCCCTTAAAGGCATTGAGCCAACTATAGAATATCTCGTTTTATTCTTCCGGAACCTGATCTACGGGGAGAACAATGAATTGAAGAACCGCTATCTACATATTCGGTGGAATGACACTAAACCTCAAATTGACGTTTTGAATCCCGCTAAACGCCAAAATGACGTATTAGAAACGTCGGAAGCACAAAATGTGAAACTGACGTTGAAAGAGATGGCCGTTGTCAGGCTTATAAGGGAAGATCCTAAAATTTCAATTGCCACCATCACAACCAAAACAGGACTCTCAAGGCGCACCATCGACCGCACTATTGTTTCATTAAAAGAAAAAGGACTATTAACCAGAGAAGGGGCAAAGAACAATGCTACATGGGTAATCATTTAG